The following proteins are encoded in a genomic region of Ostrea edulis chromosome 7, xbOstEdul1.1, whole genome shotgun sequence:
- the LOC125654298 gene encoding serine protease 23-like gives MDEVTLLLYLCALHIICVYTHPGEEGPRRPNDLLDENTTGVTSYKFGTEHLVQILPSQQVYTVKILPPVAFRNKRVFLVRKSDLMNTHVPQDGVLRTQKREPQKSSFIYGGDDRDLVEPYKLGQYPFFNVVKLSSGCTGTLLTPSYVLTAAHCVHDGTKFHDNMEMLKLLIPHKLGYRLHYAKEITVPFGWQKTELVSDARRVPFDYAIIRLDISVFGRHDFSPLRVIKSSIYSQKLCFFAFPKNKKLMWKSECNGWNSFPWFNQNILLNKCDSARGNSGATILAQDDRHGNTYKIIGVLSSVLPEKHYTSFNLLTKDKISDICTMMHPEGKEYNICPQHEPLLHSTRIYKG, from the coding sequence ATGGATGAAGTAACGTTACTGTTATATCTCTGTGCTCTTCACATCATCTGTGTATATACTCACCCTGGTGAGGAAGGTCCACGCCGCCCCAATGATCTTCTGGACGAGAACACCACTGGGGTCACTTCTTACAAGTTTGGAACGGAACACCTGGTTCAAATTTTACCGTCACAGCAAGTATATACCGTCAAGATACTACCCCCAGTTGCTTTCAGAAATAAACGTGTATTTCTAGTGAGGAAGTCAGATTTAATGAACACTCATGTACCACAGGATGGAGTTCTCAGAACTCAGAAGAGAGAACCCCAGAAAAGCAGCTTTATATACGGAGGTGATGACAGGGACTTAGTGGAGCCTTACAAACTCGGTCAGTATCCGTTTTTCAATGTAGTAAAGCTGTCCTCTGGTTGTACAGGAACGCTGCTCACACCATCCTACGTCCTCACGGCTGCTCACTGCGTTCACGATGGAACCAAATTTCACGACAACATGGAAATGCTCAAACTTTTAATTCCCCATAAGTTGGGGTACAGACTTCATTACGCTAAGGAAATCACCGTTCCTTTTGGTTGGCAGAAAACAGAACTGGTGTCTGACGCACGCCGCGTACCGTTTGATTACGCTATCATACGATTAGACATCAGCGTTTTTGGACGCCATGACTTCTCACCACTACGTGTTATCAAATCCAGTATTTATTCCCAGAAACTTTGTTTCTTTGCTTTTCCAAAAAACAAAAAGCTGATGTGGAAATCAGAATGCAATGGCTGGAATAGCTTTCCGTGGTTTAACCAAAACATTCTTTTGAATAAATGTGATTCTGCAAGAGGTAACTCGGGTGCTACGATTTTGGCTCAGGACGATCGTCATGGTAATACGTATAAAATTATTGGCGTTCTATCCAGTGTTTTGCCGGAAAAACATTACACTTCATTTAATCTTCTAACTAAAGACAAGATCAGTGATATATGCACCATGATGCACCCAGAAGGAAAAGAATACAACATATGTCCACAACACGAACCCTTGCTTCACTCCACCAGAATTTACAAAGGTTGA